A single window of Haliotis asinina isolate JCU_RB_2024 chromosome 5, JCU_Hal_asi_v2, whole genome shotgun sequence DNA harbors:
- the LOC137284016 gene encoding uncharacterized protein codes for MSYVGLNNPFVGRNTSYVGLNISYVGLNISYVGLNASYVGLNISYVGLNISYVGLNTSYVGLNISYVELNISYVGLNTSYVGLNISYVGLNISYVGLNTSYVGLNISYVGLNTSYVGLNISYVGLNTSYVGLNISYVGLNISYVGLNISYVGLNTSYVGLNISYVGLNTSYVGLNISFVGLNTSYVGLNISYVGLNTSYVGLNISYVGLNTSYVGLNISYMGLNTSYVGVNTSYVGLNISYVGLNISYVGLNISYVGLNTSYVGLNTSYVGLNISYMGLNISYVGLNISYVGLNTSYVGLNISYVGFNISYVGLNISYVGLNTSYWDLISPSISYVGLNTSYVGLNISYVGLNISFVGLNTSYVGLNISYVGLNTSYVGLNISYVGLNTSYVGLNISYMGLNTS; via the exons ATGTCCTACGTTGGACTTAATAACCCCTTCGTGGGACGTAATACCTCGTACgtgggacttaatatctcctacgttggacttaatatctcctacgtgggACTTAATGCCTCGTACgtgggacttaatatctcctacgtgggacttaatatctcctacgtgggACTTAATACCTCGTACGTGGGACTTAATATCTCATACGTGgaacttaatatctcctacgtgggACTTAATACCTCATACgtgggacttaatatctcctacgtgggacttaatatctcctacgttggACTTAATACCTCGTACGTGGGACTTAATATCTCGTACGTGGGACTTAATACCTCGTACgtgggacttaatatctcctacgtgggACTTAATACCTCTTACgtgggacttaatatctcctacgtgggacttaatatctcctacgtgggACTTAACATCTCCTACGTGGGACTTAATACCTCCTACgtgggacttaatatctcctacgtgggACTTAATACCTCTTACgtgggacttaatatctccttcGTGGGACTTAATACCTCCTACgtgggacttaatatctcctacgttggACTTAATACCTCATACgtgggacttaatatctcctacgtgggACTTAATACCTCGTACGTGGGACTTAATATCTCGTACATGGGACTTAATACCTCTTACGTGGGAGTTAATACCTCATACgtgggacttaatatctcctacgtgggacttaatatctcctacgtgggacttaatatctcctacgtgggACTTAATACCTCATACGTGGGACTTAATACCTCCTACGTGGGACTTAATATCTCTTACAtgggacttaatatctcctacgtgggacttaatatctcctacgttggACTTAATACCTCATACgtgggacttaatatctcctacgtgggatttaatatctcctacgtgggacttaatatctcctacgttggACTTAATACCTCTTATtgggacttaatatctccttc tatctcctacgtgggACTTAATACCTCGTACgtgggacttaatatctcctacgtgggacttaatatctccttcGTGGGACTTAATACCTCCTACgtgggacttaatatctcctacgttggACTTAATACCTCATACGTGGGACTTAATATCTCGTACGTGGGACTTAATACCTCGTACGTGGGACTTAATATCTCGTACATGGGACTTAATACCTCTTAA